One window from the genome of Bacillus weihaiensis encodes:
- a CDS encoding putative DNA-binding protein — MMLEKTTRLTYLFDFYQSLLTPKQKSYMSLYYLDDFSLGEIAEEYNVSRQAVYDNIKRTDAMLEQYEEKLLLFQKFQERQLLMSRLREFSSSIENSLEFEALLNELEKLD; from the coding sequence ATGATGCTTGAGAAAACGACGAGACTAACCTATCTCTTTGACTTTTATCAATCATTGCTAACACCTAAACAAAAAAGCTATATGTCGTTATATTACTTAGATGATTTCTCCTTAGGTGAAATTGCAGAAGAATACAATGTTAGTAGACAGGCTGTTTACGACAACATTAAACGAACAGATGCAATGCTTGAGCAGTATGAAGAAAAGCTATTATTATTTCAAAAATTTCAAGAGCGTCAGTTATTAATGAGTAGACTAAGGGAATTTTCTTCAAGTATCGAAAATTCTTTAGAGTTTGAAGCATTACTTAATGAACTTGAGAAATTAGATTAG
- the ftsY gene encoding signal recognition particle-docking protein FtsY: MSFFKKLKEKITQQTDSVTEKFKEGLTKTRDSFAGKMNDLVARYRKVDEEFFEELEELLISADVGVSTVMDLIDELKMEVKKRNIQDTKEVQAVISEKLVEIYEGDNHDDSERSNLNLEENRLNVILFVGVNGVGKTTTIGKLAHKLKSEGKSVLLAAGDTFRAGAIEQLEVWGQRVGVDVIKQSEGSDPAAVMYDAVQAAKSRNVDVLLCDTAGRLQNKVNLMKELEKVKRVIEREIPDAPHEVLLVLDATTGQNAMTQAKQFSEATNVSGIVLTKLDGTAKGGIVLAIKGELDIPVKFVGLGEKMDDLQEFNTDQYVYGLFSGIIEEEQE; the protein is encoded by the coding sequence ATGAGTTTTTTTAAAAAGTTAAAAGAAAAAATTACGCAGCAAACAGATTCTGTTACAGAAAAATTCAAAGAAGGTTTAACGAAAACGAGAGACTCTTTCGCAGGTAAAATGAACGATCTCGTAGCGCGTTATCGTAAAGTCGATGAAGAGTTCTTTGAAGAGCTTGAAGAATTATTGATTAGCGCGGATGTTGGCGTTTCAACGGTAATGGACCTTATCGATGAACTTAAAATGGAAGTGAAAAAACGTAATATTCAAGACACTAAGGAAGTTCAAGCAGTTATTTCAGAAAAATTAGTAGAGATCTATGAAGGCGATAATCATGATGATTCAGAAAGAAGCAATCTCAATCTAGAAGAGAATCGTCTAAATGTCATTCTTTTTGTTGGAGTAAATGGAGTTGGAAAAACAACAACAATTGGCAAACTAGCACATAAATTAAAAAGTGAAGGTAAATCTGTCCTTTTAGCAGCTGGTGATACATTTAGAGCAGGTGCAATTGAGCAATTAGAGGTTTGGGGTCAACGCGTTGGAGTGGATGTAATCAAGCAATCTGAAGGTTCTGATCCAGCAGCAGTAATGTATGATGCAGTTCAAGCAGCTAAATCTAGAAATGTAGATGTTTTATTATGTGATACGGCTGGACGACTTCAAAACAAGGTTAATTTAATGAAAGAGCTTGAAAAGGTGAAACGTGTTATTGAACGAGAAATACCTGATGCTCCCCATGAGGTTTTACTTGTACTTGATGCTACAACCGGACAAAATGCTATGACGCAAGCAAAGCAATTCTCAGAAGCAACTAACGTATCGGGAATCGTCTTAACAAAACTAGATGGAACAGCAAAGGGTGGAATTGTTTTAGCTATTAAAGGTGAATTAGACATTCCAGTTAAATTCGTCGGCTTAGGTGAAAAAATGGACGACCTCCAAGAATTTAATACAGATCAATATGTTTATGGATTATTTTCTGGAATAATCGAAGAAGAACAAGAATAA
- the smc gene encoding chromosome segregation protein SMC: MFLKRLDIVGFKSFAERVTVDFDKGVTAVVGPNGSGKSNITDGIRWVLGEQSAKSLRGAKMEDIIFAGSDSRRGLNVAEVTLTLDNDDQFLPIDYHEVSVTRRVFRSGESEFFINKQSCRLKDIVDLFMDSGLGKEAFSIISQGKVEEILSSKSEERRSIFEEAAGVLKYKSRKKKAEYKLAETQENLNRVQDILHELEGQVEPLKIQASIAKDYLEKKEELEKIEVALTVYEIEELHGKYETLSKSVEEGKNRELKLTTAIQKREADVERMRDHVNALDESINDLQQVLLLASEELEKLEGRKEVLKERKKNAHQNKAQLEKTIEELKLRLEDLTKEQQIQQSTLETSEKELLVIKKELKEKQSLFSSYNQNIEDVIEGLKSEYFERLNEQATARNEINYLDDQLRQQELKRDRLVESNKRYLTDRQEISEKRKKYEAHYSLIENKLSDHIKQFRDLSSKIESLKNSYQKKETGLYQAYQLLQQTRSRKELLESMQEDYAGFFQGVKEILKAKDKLEGIHGAVAELITTEKEYETAIEIALSSSMQHVVVEDEAVARKAIQFLKQNSYGRATFLPLSVIKPRTIQGHDLNLIQKHPAFVGIATNLVSFDQKFKTIIGNLLGTVIVTSDLKGANEIAKLMNYRYRLVTLQGDVVNPGGSMTGGAVKQKNNSLLTRQRELETIGEKLIVMEEKTSLLERDVKESKEEIVSKDSELDHLRSKGEKLRLEEQMIRSEIREIELNEKNINDHLKLYDTELETFEEEKDKCTKRKKELVESLEFIAEQLEKLDKEIDRLSQQKATQQTSKGALQEELTEMKIVLASKQQMYENQKEKVERLQADLLQTKEKYDEVADDYSLLSNEMTSSSTGEEKLEMAANQKLHDKTKTIELIASRREERLQLHEKVEFEERELKELKRQEKQIHDLLKDDEVKLNRLDVELDNLLHHLREEYLLSFEGAKENYALELDVEEARKRVKLIKLAIDELGTVNLGAIEEYERVYERFTFLNEQRNDLTEAKDTLYQVIDEMDDEMKKRFEETFNAIRSHFGSVFQSLFGGGRAELKLTDPNDLLNTGVDIVAQPPGKKLQNLGLLSGGERALTAIALLFSILKVRPVPFCVLDEVEAALDEANVYRFAQYLKKFSHETQFIVITHRKGTMEEADVLYGVTMQESGVSKLVSVRLEETKELVQST, translated from the coding sequence ATGTTCCTCAAACGATTGGATATTGTAGGATTCAAGTCCTTTGCTGAACGTGTAACGGTAGATTTTGATAAAGGAGTTACCGCAGTAGTAGGACCAAATGGTAGTGGGAAAAGTAATATTACAGATGGTATTAGATGGGTGTTAGGTGAGCAATCGGCCAAATCACTTCGTGGTGCAAAAATGGAGGATATTATTTTTGCTGGTAGTGATTCTAGAAGAGGGTTAAATGTTGCCGAAGTTACCTTAACGCTAGATAATGATGATCAATTTTTACCGATTGATTACCATGAGGTAAGTGTAACAAGACGCGTGTTTCGTTCAGGGGAAAGTGAATTCTTCATCAACAAGCAAAGCTGTCGCTTAAAAGACATTGTTGATCTGTTCATGGATTCAGGACTAGGTAAAGAAGCCTTTTCAATTATAAGTCAAGGAAAAGTAGAGGAAATCCTTAGTAGCAAATCAGAAGAGCGCAGAAGTATTTTTGAAGAAGCTGCAGGAGTACTTAAATATAAATCAAGAAAAAAGAAAGCAGAATATAAGCTTGCGGAAACTCAAGAAAATCTAAACCGAGTTCAGGATATTTTACATGAACTTGAGGGACAGGTCGAGCCATTGAAAATTCAGGCATCGATTGCTAAGGATTATCTTGAGAAGAAGGAAGAGCTTGAAAAAATTGAAGTTGCTTTAACTGTATATGAAATTGAGGAGTTACATGGGAAATATGAAACTCTTTCGAAATCTGTTGAAGAAGGAAAAAATCGTGAGCTAAAGCTGACCACCGCTATTCAAAAAAGAGAAGCAGATGTAGAACGAATGAGAGATCATGTAAATGCCTTAGACGAATCGATTAATGATCTTCAACAGGTGTTGCTTCTAGCAAGTGAAGAACTAGAAAAGCTTGAAGGTCGTAAGGAAGTTCTTAAAGAACGGAAAAAAAACGCTCATCAAAACAAGGCTCAATTAGAAAAAACAATAGAAGAACTCAAGTTGCGACTTGAAGACTTAACAAAAGAGCAGCAAATCCAGCAATCTACTTTAGAAACAAGTGAAAAGGAATTACTTGTCATAAAAAAAGAATTAAAAGAGAAACAAAGTCTATTTTCCTCATATAACCAAAACATAGAGGATGTAATTGAAGGGTTGAAAAGTGAGTATTTTGAACGTCTAAACGAACAAGCTACTGCTAGAAATGAAATCAATTACTTAGATGATCAGCTTCGACAGCAAGAACTTAAACGAGATAGATTAGTAGAGTCAAATAAACGTTATTTGACTGATAGGCAAGAGATAAGTGAGAAGAGAAAGAAATATGAAGCGCATTATTCACTTATTGAAAACAAGTTATCCGATCATATAAAACAATTCCGGGACTTAAGTTCTAAGATTGAAAGCCTGAAAAATAGCTATCAAAAGAAGGAAACGGGTTTATATCAAGCTTACCAGCTATTACAGCAAACACGCTCTCGAAAAGAATTACTAGAATCAATGCAAGAGGATTATGCAGGTTTTTTTCAAGGGGTTAAAGAAATATTAAAAGCAAAGGATAAGCTTGAAGGAATCCATGGGGCTGTCGCTGAATTAATAACAACAGAAAAAGAATATGAAACAGCAATTGAAATAGCTTTAAGCAGTTCTATGCAACATGTAGTTGTTGAGGACGAAGCAGTGGCAAGAAAAGCAATCCAATTCCTTAAACAGAATTCATACGGGCGGGCTACGTTTTTACCACTTTCTGTCATTAAACCTCGTACAATTCAGGGGCATGATTTAAACCTAATCCAAAAGCATCCCGCTTTTGTTGGAATCGCGACAAACCTTGTTAGTTTTGATCAGAAATTCAAAACGATTATCGGCAATCTTTTAGGAACCGTCATTGTGACATCTGATCTAAAAGGTGCTAACGAGATTGCTAAGCTAATGAATTATCGTTATCGCTTAGTCACATTACAAGGAGATGTCGTGAATCCTGGCGGCTCTATGACAGGAGGAGCTGTAAAACAAAAGAATAATTCACTATTAACACGCCAGCGTGAATTAGAAACTATAGGTGAGAAGTTAATAGTGATGGAAGAAAAAACATCTCTATTAGAACGTGATGTGAAAGAAAGTAAGGAAGAAATAGTAAGTAAGGATTCGGAATTAGATCATTTACGATCCAAAGGTGAAAAATTACGTCTTGAAGAGCAAATGATAAGAAGTGAGATTAGAGAAATAGAATTAAATGAGAAAAATATTAATGATCATTTAAAGCTCTATGATACTGAACTTGAAACGTTTGAAGAAGAAAAAGATAAATGTACAAAGCGTAAAAAGGAGCTAGTGGAAAGCCTTGAATTTATAGCGGAACAACTCGAGAAATTAGACAAAGAAATTGATCGATTATCTCAACAAAAAGCAACTCAACAAACTTCCAAAGGTGCTTTACAGGAAGAGCTTACGGAAATGAAAATTGTCTTAGCAAGTAAACAACAAATGTATGAGAATCAAAAGGAGAAAGTAGAAAGACTTCAGGCAGATTTACTTCAAACGAAAGAAAAATATGATGAAGTCGCAGATGATTATTCACTCCTTTCAAACGAAATGACATCAAGCTCAACTGGTGAAGAAAAACTAGAAATGGCAGCGAATCAAAAGCTTCATGATAAAACGAAAACGATTGAACTAATTGCAAGCAGAAGAGAGGAACGCCTTCAGCTCCATGAAAAGGTAGAGTTTGAAGAACGTGAATTAAAAGAGTTAAAACGCCAGGAAAAGCAGATTCATGATCTTTTAAAAGATGATGAAGTAAAGCTTAATCGACTTGACGTAGAGCTTGATAATCTATTACATCATCTTCGTGAGGAATATCTATTATCATTTGAGGGAGCTAAAGAGAACTACGCTTTAGAACTAGATGTAGAAGAAGCGCGAAAGAGAGTTAAGCTTATCAAACTTGCAATTGATGAACTAGGAACGGTAAACTTAGGAGCAATTGAAGAATATGAGCGAGTATATGAGCGTTTTACATTCTTAAATGAACAAAGGAACGATTTAACAGAAGCGAAGGATACTCTTTATCAAGTTATTGATGAAATGGATGACGAGATGAAGAAAAGGTTTGAAGAAACCTTTAATGCGATCCGTTCACACTTTGGTTCTGTATTCCAATCATTATTTGGTGGTGGGCGAGCAGAGCTGAAATTAACTGATCCTAATGATTTGTTAAATACAGGTGTTGATATCGTTGCACAACCTCCTGGGAAGAAGCTTCAGAATCTTGGGTTGCTTTCAGGCGGCGAGAGAGCTTTAACTGCAATTGCTTTATTGTTCTCCATACTAAAAGTACGGCCTGTTCCATTTTGTGTTCTTGATGAAGTTGAGGCAGCGCTTGACGAAGCAAATGTGTACAGATTTGCACAGTATTTAAAAAAGTTTAGCCACGAAACACAATTTATCGTCATTACTCATCGTAAAGGAACAATGGAAGAGGCAGATGTTTTGTATGGAGTTACGATGCAAGAGTCTGGTGTCTCAAAGCTCGTTTCAGTTCGATTAGAGGAAACAAAAGAATTAGTTCAATCAACTTGA
- the rnc gene encoding ribonuclease III yields MARHINYKERRTFAKKAEEFKKFQEQIGHTFNNEKLLYQAFTHSSYVNEHRKKPYEDNERLEFLGDAVLELTISQYLYKKYPMMSEGELTKLRAAIVCEPSLVAFANQLSFGNLVLLGKGEEMTGGRARPALLADVFEAFIGALYLDQGLESVVEFLDHYVIPKVDEGAFSHVMDFKSQLQELVQRDTKGSLEYKILQEKGPAHNREFVSTVSLNGEVFGTGSGKSKKEAEQHAAQEALSKLQHIRK; encoded by the coding sequence ATGGCTAGACATATAAATTATAAAGAAAGAAGAACTTTTGCAAAAAAAGCAGAAGAATTCAAAAAGTTTCAAGAGCAAATTGGTCATACTTTTAATAATGAAAAATTATTATATCAAGCATTTACACATTCCTCTTATGTAAATGAACATCGAAAGAAACCTTATGAAGACAATGAGAGGCTAGAGTTTTTAGGCGATGCGGTTTTAGAATTAACAATTTCTCAATACCTCTATAAAAAATATCCTATGATGAGTGAAGGAGAATTAACGAAACTCCGTGCTGCGATTGTATGCGAACCATCTTTAGTCGCTTTTGCTAACCAGTTGTCTTTTGGCAATTTAGTATTGTTAGGAAAAGGAGAAGAAATGACAGGTGGTCGAGCGCGTCCTGCTTTACTTGCAGATGTATTTGAGGCGTTTATTGGTGCTTTATACTTGGATCAGGGTCTAGAGTCAGTTGTTGAGTTTCTAGATCACTATGTTATTCCTAAAGTGGATGAAGGAGCCTTTTCTCATGTGATGGACTTTAAAAGTCAATTACAGGAACTGGTCCAAAGGGATACAAAAGGCAGTCTAGAATATAAGATACTACAGGAAAAAGGACCTGCTCATAACAGGGAATTTGTGTCAACCGTATCTTTAAATGGTGAGGTTTTTGGAACTGGAAGTGGGAAGTCTAAGAAAGAAGCAGAACAACATGCCGCTCAAGAAGCTTTGTCAAAACTCCAACATATTAGGAAATAA
- the acpP gene encoding acyl carrier protein has product MADVLERVTKIIVDRLGVDEAEVKFESSFKDDLGADSLDVVELVMELEDEFDMEISDEDAEKIGTVGDAVNYINNQQ; this is encoded by the coding sequence ATGGCAGATGTTTTAGAACGTGTAACAAAGATTATCGTAGACCGTTTAGGAGTAGATGAGGCAGAAGTGAAATTTGAGTCTTCATTTAAAGATGATCTTGGTGCAGATTCCCTAGATGTAGTTGAACTAGTTATGGAACTTGAAGATGAGTTCGATATGGAAATTTCTGATGAAGATGCAGAAAAGATCGGTACAGTGGGCGATGCTGTTAACTACATAAATAATCAGCAATAA
- the fabG gene encoding 3-oxoacyl-[acyl-carrier-protein] reductase, whose product MLNKMVALVTGASRGIGKAIALDLAKNGAVVAVNYAGNEAKANEVVAEIKSMGGSAMAIKADVSNSEEVQGMIKTVIDEFGRIDILINNAGITRDNLLMRMKDEEWEDVINTNLKGVFLCTKGVTRQMMKQRSGRIINITSVVGVSGNPGQANYVAAKAGVIGLTKTTAKELASRNITVNAVAPGFITTDMTDELSEEVKGEMLKQIPLAKLGEPSDIANLVTFLASEKSKYITGQTMHVNGGMVM is encoded by the coding sequence ATGCTAAATAAGATGGTGGCGCTTGTAACAGGTGCATCAAGAGGTATAGGTAAGGCTATAGCTTTAGATTTAGCAAAGAATGGTGCAGTTGTTGCTGTTAACTATGCTGGAAATGAAGCGAAAGCTAATGAAGTAGTTGCGGAAATTAAATCAATGGGCGGTAGCGCAATGGCAATAAAAGCAGATGTTTCAAACAGTGAAGAAGTCCAAGGAATGATTAAAACAGTTATTGATGAATTTGGTAGGATTGATATTTTGATCAATAACGCCGGAATTACTCGTGACAATCTTCTAATGCGCATGAAGGATGAAGAATGGGAAGATGTTATTAATACAAATTTAAAAGGTGTCTTCCTTTGTACTAAAGGAGTTACACGACAAATGATGAAGCAACGAAGCGGTCGAATAATCAATATTACATCTGTTGTTGGTGTTAGTGGAAATCCTGGACAAGCAAATTATGTTGCAGCAAAAGCAGGTGTGATAGGATTAACGAAAACTACGGCAAAAGAGCTTGCTTCACGAAATATTACAGTTAACGCGGTAGCACCAGGTTTTATCACCACAGATATGACAGACGAATTATCAGAAGAGGTTAAAGGTGAAATGCTTAAGCAAATTCCTTTAGCAAAGCTTGGTGAACCTAGTGATATTGCTAATCTAGTTACCTTTTTAGCTTCAGAGAAAAGTAAATATATTACCGGTCAAACCATGCATGTTAACGGTGGTATGGTCATGTAA
- the fabD gene encoding ACP S-malonyltransferase produces the protein MSKIAFLFPGQGSQAVGMGKDFYDNIQESKTVFTNADQRLNSKLTELIFDGPQDTLTLTYNAQPALLTTSIAILEHLKHYSIKPDYVAGHSLGEYTALVAAGVLRFEDAVFAVKKRGEFMDEAVPAGQGAMAAILGMNSIDLEDITSNITNDGHPVQLANLNCPGQIVISGTAEGVEKASVLAKEKGAKRAIPLVVSGPFHSELMKPAASQLNNILSELSFHKANTPVVANVTAKAVLDEQEIKQLLVEQLYSPVRWEESVKTMLDSDVTTFVEIGPGKVLTGLVKKIDRSAKVYNIFDLDSMKDVVEKLKGEPTC, from the coding sequence ATGAGTAAAATAGCTTTCTTGTTTCCAGGTCAAGGGTCTCAAGCTGTTGGTATGGGAAAAGATTTTTATGATAATATTCAAGAATCCAAAACAGTGTTTACTAATGCTGACCAAAGATTAAATAGTAAACTAACGGAATTAATCTTTGATGGGCCGCAGGATACGTTAACACTTACATACAATGCTCAGCCTGCTTTACTTACTACCAGTATTGCAATTTTAGAACATCTCAAACACTATTCAATTAAACCTGATTATGTTGCAGGTCATAGTCTTGGTGAATATACGGCACTAGTTGCAGCAGGAGTATTACGTTTTGAAGACGCAGTTTTTGCTGTAAAAAAACGTGGGGAATTTATGGATGAAGCAGTTCCAGCAGGACAAGGTGCGATGGCTGCCATCCTTGGAATGAATTCAATTGACTTAGAAGACATTACTTCAAACATAACGAACGATGGGCATCCAGTACAATTAGCAAATCTAAACTGTCCAGGACAAATTGTCATTTCAGGGACTGCAGAAGGTGTTGAGAAAGCTTCTGTACTAGCTAAAGAAAAGGGAGCAAAAAGAGCTATACCACTTGTTGTAAGTGGTCCGTTTCATTCTGAACTAATGAAGCCTGCTGCAAGTCAGTTAAATAATATTCTATCTGAACTATCATTTCATAAAGCAAACACACCTGTTGTAGCAAATGTAACAGCTAAAGCGGTTTTGGATGAGCAGGAAATAAAACAACTTTTAGTTGAACAGTTATACTCTCCTGTTCGATGGGAAGAATCTGTAAAAACGATGTTGGATAGTGATGTTACTACTTTTGTTGAGATTGGACCAGGCAAAGTTCTTACAGGATTAGTCAAGAAAATAGACCGTTCTGCAAAAGTTTATAACATATTTGATCTTGACTCTATGAAAGATGTTGTAGAAAAACTTAAGGGGGAACCAACATGCTAA
- the plsX gene encoding phosphate acyltransferase PlsX — MKLAIDAMGGDHAPQSVVEGVMKAVSAFSDLEITLIGNEEKIRQYLTDSTRITVIHTDEVIEGTDEPVRAVRRKKNASMVLMANEVKEGRADGCISAGNTGALMTAGLFIVGRIEGIERPALSPTLPTLNGDGFLFLDVGANVDAKPEHLLQYAIMGSVYVEQVRGVKNPRVGLLNIGTEDKKGNELTRQTFEFLKATKLNFVGNVESRDLMNGVADVVVTDGFTGNIALKTIEGTALSVFSMLKTALTSNFTSKIAAGVLKPQLKGIKQQMDYSEYGGAALFGLKAPVVKAHGSSDANAIYNSIRQTRDMVKNQVAQTIHTSLEQNQTIV; from the coding sequence ATGAAGTTAGCAATTGATGCGATGGGTGGAGACCATGCTCCACAATCAGTTGTAGAAGGAGTTATGAAAGCAGTATCCGCATTTTCAGATTTGGAAATTACACTTATTGGGAATGAGGAGAAGATTCGACAGTACTTAACGGATTCAACTAGAATTACAGTTATACATACTGATGAAGTGATTGAGGGAACCGACGAACCTGTTCGAGCTGTTCGTAGGAAGAAAAATGCATCTATGGTTTTGATGGCTAATGAAGTTAAAGAAGGAAGAGCAGACGGCTGTATTTCGGCTGGGAATACGGGAGCGCTTATGACAGCAGGATTATTTATAGTTGGGAGAATTGAGGGGATTGAAAGACCTGCTTTATCACCAACTCTACCAACGCTTAATGGAGACGGCTTCCTTTTTTTAGATGTCGGTGCAAATGTTGACGCGAAACCCGAGCATTTATTGCAGTACGCAATTATGGGCTCTGTTTATGTCGAACAGGTAAGAGGTGTGAAAAATCCAAGGGTTGGGTTGTTGAATATTGGTACAGAAGATAAAAAAGGGAACGAACTTACAAGACAAACCTTTGAATTTTTAAAAGCTACCAAATTAAATTTTGTAGGTAATGTAGAATCTAGAGATTTAATGAATGGAGTAGCGGATGTTGTTGTAACAGATGGTTTTACAGGTAATATTGCTTTGAAAACAATTGAAGGTACTGCCTTGTCTGTGTTTTCAATGCTTAAAACTGCATTAACGAGTAATTTTACATCTAAAATCGCAGCAGGTGTACTTAAACCTCAATTAAAAGGAATAAAGCAACAAATGGATTATTCTGAATACGGTGGGGCCGCATTGTTTGGACTGAAAGCACCTGTTGTTAAAGCCCACGGGTCTTCAGATGCAAATGCAATTTATAATTCTATTAGACAAACACGTGATATGGTTAAGAATCAGGTGGCACAAACGATTCATACATCACTTGAACAAAATCAAACGATAGTTTAA
- the fapR gene encoding transcription factor FapR: MKRNKKERQKLLQETISNTPFITDEELAEKFNVSIQTIRLDRLELSIPELRERIKHVAEKKLEDEVKSLPLEEVIGDIIDLQLDQTAISMLEIKREHVFSRNQIARGHHLFAQANSLAVALINDELALTTKANIHFTRQVKENERVIAKAKMIKNDTESRRTWVEVNSYVGSEMVFSGEFEMYRSNPKQR, encoded by the coding sequence ATGAAAAGAAATAAAAAAGAAAGACAGAAATTGCTACAAGAAACAATCTCTAATACGCCGTTTATAACGGATGAGGAATTAGCTGAAAAATTCAACGTTAGTATTCAAACGATTCGACTTGATCGTCTTGAGTTATCTATACCAGAACTTAGAGAGCGTATAAAACATGTAGCGGAAAAGAAGCTAGAAGATGAAGTGAAATCATTGCCTCTAGAAGAGGTCATAGGCGATATTATTGATTTGCAATTAGATCAAACGGCAATTTCAATGCTTGAAATAAAAAGGGAACACGTTTTTAGTAGAAACCAAATCGCAAGAGGACATCACCTTTTTGCACAGGCTAATTCTCTGGCAGTGGCTTTAATTAATGATGAGTTAGCATTAACAACGAAAGCTAATATACATTTTACAAGACAGGTAAAAGAAAATGAGCGAGTCATCGCTAAGGCTAAAATGATAAAGAATGATACAGAATCTAGACGCACTTGGGTTGAAGTGAATAGCTACGTAGGTAGCGAAATGGTGTTTTCTGGTGAATTCGAAATGTATCGCTCAAATCCAAAACAAAGGTAG